From the Paramormyrops kingsleyae isolate MSU_618 chromosome 7, PKINGS_0.4, whole genome shotgun sequence genome, one window contains:
- the LOC111833438 gene encoding MOB kinase activator 1B isoform X2, with the protein MSFLFGNRSSKTFKPKKNIPEGSHQYELLKHAEATLGSGNLRMAVMLPEGEDLNEWVAVNTVDFFNQINMLYGTITDFCTEESCAVMSAGPKYEYHWADGTNIKKPIKCSAPKYIDYLMTWVQDQLDDETLFPSKIGVPFPKNFMSVAKTILKRLFRVYAHIYHQHFDAVIQLQEEAHLNTSFKHFIFFVQEFNLIDRKELVPLQELIEKLTSKDR; encoded by the exons ATGAGCTTTTTGTT TGGAAATCGGTCTTCTAAGACGTTCAAGCCGAAGAAAAACATCCCAGAAGGCTCCCATCAGTATGAGCTGCTGAAGCACGCAGAGGCAACACTGGGCAGTGGGAATCTGCGCATGGCGGTCATGCTTCCAGAAGGGGAGGACCTCAACGAATGGGTGGCGGTCAACA cTGTAGATTTCTTCAACCAGATCAACATGTTGTACGGGACCATAACTGACTTTTGTACGGAGGAGAGTTGTGCTGTTATGTCTGCAGGTCCCAA ATATGAGTACCACTGGGCCGACGGAACTAATATAAAAAAACCAATCAAATGTTCAGCACCAAAGTACATTGACTACTTGATGACCTGGGTACAGGACCAGCTGGACGATGAAACACTCTTCCCATCCAAAATTG GCGTCCCATTTCCCAAGAACTTCATGTCTGTGGCAAAAACAATCCTGAAGCGCCTCTTCCGGGTTTACGCCCATATATACCACCAGCATTTCGACGCCGTCATTCAGCTTCAGGAGGAGGCCCATCTCAACACATCATTCAAGCATTTTATCTTCTTTGTCCAG GAGTTTAACCTGATCGACAGAAAGGAGCTGGTCCCATTACAGGAGCTGATTGAAAAACTGACCTCCAAGGACAGATAA
- the LOC111833438 gene encoding MOB kinase activator 1B isoform X1 translates to MGGVMPSIGNRSSKTFKPKKNIPEGSHQYELLKHAEATLGSGNLRMAVMLPEGEDLNEWVAVNTVDFFNQINMLYGTITDFCTEESCAVMSAGPKYEYHWADGTNIKKPIKCSAPKYIDYLMTWVQDQLDDETLFPSKIGVPFPKNFMSVAKTILKRLFRVYAHIYHQHFDAVIQLQEEAHLNTSFKHFIFFVQEFNLIDRKELVPLQELIEKLTSKDR, encoded by the exons ATGGGTGGTGTCATGCCCTCCAT TGGAAATCGGTCTTCTAAGACGTTCAAGCCGAAGAAAAACATCCCAGAAGGCTCCCATCAGTATGAGCTGCTGAAGCACGCAGAGGCAACACTGGGCAGTGGGAATCTGCGCATGGCGGTCATGCTTCCAGAAGGGGAGGACCTCAACGAATGGGTGGCGGTCAACA cTGTAGATTTCTTCAACCAGATCAACATGTTGTACGGGACCATAACTGACTTTTGTACGGAGGAGAGTTGTGCTGTTATGTCTGCAGGTCCCAA ATATGAGTACCACTGGGCCGACGGAACTAATATAAAAAAACCAATCAAATGTTCAGCACCAAAGTACATTGACTACTTGATGACCTGGGTACAGGACCAGCTGGACGATGAAACACTCTTCCCATCCAAAATTG GCGTCCCATTTCCCAAGAACTTCATGTCTGTGGCAAAAACAATCCTGAAGCGCCTCTTCCGGGTTTACGCCCATATATACCACCAGCATTTCGACGCCGTCATTCAGCTTCAGGAGGAGGCCCATCTCAACACATCATTCAAGCATTTTATCTTCTTTGTCCAG GAGTTTAACCTGATCGACAGAAAGGAGCTGGTCCCATTACAGGAGCTGATTGAAAAACTGACCTCCAAGGACAGATAA